A DNA window from Lagenorhynchus albirostris chromosome 5, mLagAlb1.1, whole genome shotgun sequence contains the following coding sequences:
- the CRYAA gene encoding alpha-crystallin A chain — protein sequence MDVAIQHPWFKRALGPFYPSRLFDQFFGEGLFEYDLLPFLSSTISPYYRQSLFRSVLDSGISEVRSDRDKFVIFLDVKHFSPEDLTVKVQEDFVEIHGKHNERQDDHGYISREFHRRYRLPSNVDQSALSCSLSADGMLTFSGPKVTSGMDAGHSERAIPVSREEKPSSAPSS from the exons ATGGACGTCGCCATCCAGCACCCCTGGTTCAAACGTGCCCTGGGCCCCTTCTACCCTAGCCGGCTCTTCGACCAGTTCTTCGGCGAGGGGCTCTTCGAGTACGACCTGCTGCCCTTCCTGTCCTCCACCATCAGCCCCTACTACCGCCAGTCCCTCTTTCGCAGCGTGCTGGACTCCGGCATCTCCGAG GTGCGATCCGACCGGGACAAGTTTGTCATCTTCCTGGACGTGAAGCACTTCTCTCCCGAGGACCTGACGGTGAAGGTGCAGGAGGACTTCGTGGAAATCCACGGCAAGCACAACGAGCGGCAG GATGACCACGGCTACATCTCCCGCGAGTTCCACCGCCGCTACCGCCTGCCTTCCAACGTGGACCAGTCCGCGCTCTCCTGCTCGCTGTCTGCGGACGGCATGCTGACCTTCTCCGGCCCCAAGGTCACGTCTGGCATGGATGCCGGCCACAGCGAGCGGGCCATCCCCGTGTCGCGGGAGGAGAAGCCCAGCTCCGCGCCCTCCTCCTAA